The window TGCCCTTGCCGGTGAGCGTGTTCCAGGCGGCGCGGAGCATCGCCTTGGGGTCCACCGCCCGTTCGGAGTGGAAGTCCCGGTCCTCGGCGGCCAGTACGGCCTCCTGGACGGTGAGCGGGACCTGGGAGAGCGGGACGTTGACCCGGTCGACCTCGCCGTCACGGGCGAGCGGTGAGCCGTCGGCGTAGAGGTAGACGTTGGACTGGGCGGTGGCGGCGGCGTTGGCGGGCGGGATGTCGACCAGCAGGTAGCCGGCGACCAGGGCGCCGCCGATCAGCAGGGCGATCAGCAGGACGCCGCCCAGCAGCATGCGCCAGGTGGGGAGGATCCGGCGCCAACCGGTCCGCCGGCGCCCGGCCTTGCCGGGCCTCGGGCCGGTGGTCCCGGCGGTGTGCGCGCCGCCGCTCTCGTCCCGGGGCGTGCCCCCGGGCCCACGTCCGCCGGTCGGGGTCGGGTGCGGTTCGTCGGGGGAGTCCGGGTCGCGAGGAGTCCAGCCCGGGGGTGGTGACTGGTCGCTCATCTCCTGGGCTCCTCGCGGCCGCCGTGCCAAATGTCCACATCTGTCCCTCATGGTGTCTACCTGATGGCCACTGATTCCGCGCCGGACGGGCATAAAACGGTCGCGTGGATCGCCCCTCCGCACTAAGCTCGCGCGCTTTGGCCGACACAGGAACGACGTGGGAAACGGAGGGATACGGTGCGTCAGAGAGCTGCTCTCTACACGGCCGTCGCGGCCGGCGGATTCCGGCGCTACGCCACCTACGGGACGGCGACCGCCGCCGGTGTGTTCACCAACACCGTGTTCGGTTTCATCGTCGCGTACACGTACATGGCGCTCTGGGACGAGCGCCCCGGCCTCGGCGGGTACGACCAGGCCGAGGCCCTCACCTTCGTCTGGGTCAGCCAGTCGCTGCTGGCGGCCGGCGCGCTCATCGGGGGCGGGTTCCAGGAGGAGATCCAGGAGCGGGTCCGCACGGGGGACATCGCCGTGGACCTGTACCGCCCGGCGGACCTCCAGATGTGGTGGCTCGCCTCCGACCTGGGCCGGGCCGCCTTCCAACTGCTGGGGCGCGGGGTCCTGCCGATCGTGGCCGGCGCACTCGCGTTCCGGCTGGCGCTGCCCACCGACCCGTTGCGCTGGGCACTCTTCCTGGTGTCCGTGACGCTCGGACTGGTGGTCGGCTTCGGGGTGCGCTACCTGCTCGGGCTGGCCGCGTTCTGGCTGATGGACGGGGCCGGGATCAACCTGATGGCGACCGTCGTGTCGATCTTCTGCTCGGGGATGCTGTTGCCGCTGACCGTCTTCCCCGGCGCCTTCGGGGAGCTCGTCCGCGCCCTGCCCTGGGCGGCGATGCTCCAAGTGCCGATGGACGTGCTGATGGGCAAGCACTCCGGGGCCGGGGACGCCGCAGAGGCCCTGGGGTTCCAGGCGTTCTGGGCGGCCGTCCTGTTGGGGCTGGGGCGGCTCGTCCAGTCGGCGGCGACGCGCAAGGTGGTGGTCCAGGGTGGCTGAGGTGACGCTGGAGCGCCCGCCGGTCGGGCTGCCGGACCTCCCGCGACGCGGTCGGGTGCGCGAGGGGCTGCGGGGCTACGGGCTGATCGCGGCGATGTGGATCCGCTCGACGATGACGTACCGGACCTCGTTCCTGCTGTCCACCTTCGGGAACGCGGCGATCACCCTGCTCGACTTCGTGACGATCTTCATCATGTTCTCGCACGTGGACGAGCTGGGCGGCTTCACGCTGCCCGAGATCGCCCTGCTCTACGGGTCCTGCTCGGCCTCCCTGGGCCTGGCCGACCTGCTGCTGGGCAACACCGACCGGATCGGCGTCCGGATCCGGGACGGCTCGCTCGACACGATGCTGGTGCGGCCGGTGCCGGTGCTCGCGCAGGTGGCGGCGGACCGGTTCGCGTTGCGGCGGGTGGGTCGGATCGCGCAGGGGCTGGGGGTGCTGACCTGGGCGCTCTGGACCCTGGGCCCCCAGGTCGCGTGGACGCCCGGGAAGGTGCTGCTGGTGCCGGTGATGATCACGGCCGGGGCGGCGATCTTCGGGGCCGTGATGGTGGCCGGGGCGGCGTTCCAGTTCGTCGCGGGCGACGCGGCGGAGGTGCAGAACTCCTTCACGTACGGCGGCTGCACGATGCTCCAGTACCCGCCGACCGTCTTCGCGAAGGACCTGCTGCGCGGGGTGACCTTCATCGTGCCGCTGGCCTTCGTCAACTGGCTGCCCGCACTGCACGTGCTGGGGCGGCCCGACCCGCTGGGCCTGCCGGGATGGGTGGCCTACCTGAGCCCCCTGGTGGCCTTCGTGGTGTTCCTGCCCGCGTCGCTGGCGTGGCGCGCGGGAGTTCGTTCGTACCGCAGCACGGGGAGTTGAGGCAGGGATGGCAAGAGACACGTTGATCTCGCTGGACGGGGTCGAGAAGGTCTTCGACGTACGGCGCCGCGTGAGCCTGATGCGCCGGGAGAAACGCCAGGTCAGGGCCGTGGACGGGATCAGCTTCGAGGTCGCGCGGGGCGAGGTGGTCGGCTACATCGGGCCGAACGGCGCCGGGAAGTCCACCACGATCAAGATGCTGACGGGGATCCTCACGCCGAGCGCCGGCCGGCTCCGCGTGGCCGGCATCGACCCGGCCCGGGAGCGGATGCGGCTCGCACACCGGATCGGCGTGGTGTTCGGACAGCGCACCACGCTCTGGTGGGACCTGCCGCTGAAGGACTCCTACGGGCTGATGCGGCGGATGTACCGGATCCCGGCGGCGCGGTTCAAGGAGAACCTGGAACGCTGCGTGGACCGGTTGGACCTGGCCGAGCTGCTCGACGTACCGGTGCGCC of the Streptomyces sp. NBC_01426 genome contains:
- a CDS encoding ABC transporter permease, yielding MRQRAALYTAVAAGGFRRYATYGTATAAGVFTNTVFGFIVAYTYMALWDERPGLGGYDQAEALTFVWVSQSLLAAGALIGGGFQEEIQERVRTGDIAVDLYRPADLQMWWLASDLGRAAFQLLGRGVLPIVAGALAFRLALPTDPLRWALFLVSVTLGLVVGFGVRYLLGLAAFWLMDGAGINLMATVVSIFCSGMLLPLTVFPGAFGELVRALPWAAMLQVPMDVLMGKHSGAGDAAEALGFQAFWAAVLLGLGRLVQSAATRKVVVQGG
- a CDS encoding ABC transporter permease is translated as MAEVTLERPPVGLPDLPRRGRVREGLRGYGLIAAMWIRSTMTYRTSFLLSTFGNAAITLLDFVTIFIMFSHVDELGGFTLPEIALLYGSCSASLGLADLLLGNTDRIGVRIRDGSLDTMLVRPVPVLAQVAADRFALRRVGRIAQGLGVLTWALWTLGPQVAWTPGKVLLVPVMITAGAAIFGAVMVAGAAFQFVAGDAAEVQNSFTYGGCTMLQYPPTVFAKDLLRGVTFIVPLAFVNWLPALHVLGRPDPLGLPGWVAYLSPLVAFVVFLPASLAWRAGVRSYRSTGS